The genomic DNA GCTcaaaaaagacaaaacaaGCCACGCAACTAGCTGCGTCGAAGTCCATCTCCCATGGCAACCCCCATCAAACTCTGGGGTTCCTTAGAGGAGAAACCAGATCCAGCTGACACAGGACTCGACGCATCCCTTTCGCGTTTAACACGGAAAAACGCCAGCTTCGCAAACCGCCCAAGCTGGTTCCAGAAATGCCGTCCGGCCATGTGAACTGAGATTCTTTCCAATAGGTCCACCGTGGCTTCACGCACGTTCTGGTCTGGATGGAACAGTCCCATGCTAAGGTAGAACAAGCCTGCCCGGCTTTCCGGCGTCACTGTGAGGAGTTGGCAGATCCCTGCGTAATCCCTGACGGCGTGGGAAAAGGCGATGTAGATGGCTCCTGCGTCTGCGTGCGACAGCTTTAAGGACCGTAGTCGATCGTGATGGTGGTGTAGATCTGGCTTTTGGATGGGTCGCGCCGGATAGTACAAGGCTGCGATATCTTGGATAAACGAATAATAGGACCGTGTGGTCCGCCAGCCTTCAATTCTCGACACGGATGCTGCCAGTTCTCGTTGCTTCATTGCTTCATTCGGCCAAACATAACCATGGCCCCGCAGCGTCGTCGGATCCAATGGATCCGCCTGTTGGCTACTCGGACTGTCTGGGGACAATTCTTCGTTCGGGCCGATTATGAAAAGATTCGACGCTCCATAAACCATTTCCTCGAAAGCTGCAGCCATGCGCGTGAACTTGATGATATAGGCACGCCACTTGGCTCGGATGGAATTTTCTCCATAGCGGTTAGTGATGCTGCGATGGATGTCCTCCATAAACAAGTTATCACCACTGTCTGAGTGTGAGCTTGAACTGCTGTTCACAAAATGGCTCTGTTGCTGGAAGAACAAAAGTCCTTCTGTAACCGGTGCCGGCTCGATGTGGCTACTGATCTTCATTCGACCTGTGGGCAGGTCACAGAGAAGATCCCACCATTCGGGATGGTTGGCAAAAGTAGGGTTAGTTACACCTGCAATAAAACCAGGCACCTTGAGAAGGTCATCGATTTTTGTCAGATCAGTGTACGGGAATGCATGACGCGTGAACCCTCGCAAAATTCCACCTGATGCCAGAGCGCAAGCAGCAAGAACTGCCTCAGCTACCTCCCCTGAAGGTCGGTTATGGCCCAGGAAAACGACCCGTTTCTGGGTGAGCATTGCATTGACCAGAACAATAATCGGATGGGTAAATGGGCCGCTCGTCGTCAAGtgggaatgaagaggaaatggTTGCGGCGAGGTAGCATGAGGGGCGGCG from Aspergillus chevalieri M1 DNA, chromosome 1, nearly complete sequence includes the following:
- a CDS encoding AFI1/MesA family protein (COG:S;~EggNog:ENOG410PFID;~InterPro:IPR037516,IPR012860;~PFAM:PF08616); this encodes MTSTLPYRPSDDTLSGSGATSNRAKPSGLPRLTPSPSVLKRSPSSQTLLRRPSENVYANTVAIPQSSRPRRCKSQYPLHSPERHVEFILVASFHIDRGPIMEHQYPAAISGDESMLAELMLPDQTHVRSQDWTIFFLHKDTSADDDDESLHEKKRRRNKANKSDNGEDDGSDNGSADESSDDEDEGGEGPPLMYVLNLVNTKQDNTVKRGAVVKAMAICTRHSFLHIYKPLLLLALDDYFKNPYPETLARLYDAVNSMDLSLLPKLSLLERQILQATNTKDMFIEKFEQMAHQRLEEEGEAVPDDASPPSPKKLGPRFALPRDTHEFESKVVYNDIPIPVKVPTVIWPETVGDFSFIKLIQTFAAPHATSPQPFPLHSHLTTSGPFTHPIIVLVNAMLTQKRVVFLGHNRPSGEVAEAVLAACALASGGILRGFTRHAFPYTDLTKIDDLLKVPGFIAGVTNPTFANHPEWWDLLCDLPTGRMKISSHIEPAPVTEGLLFFQQQSHFVNSSSSSHSDSGDNLFMEDIHRSITNRYGENSIRAKWRAYIIKFTRMAAAFEEMVYGASNLFIIGPNEELSPDSPSSQQADPLDPTTLRGHGYVWPNEAMKQRELAASVSRIEGWRTTRSYYSFIQDIAALYYPARPIQKPDLHHHHDRLRSLKLSHADAGAIYIAFSHAVRDYAGICQLLTVTPESRAGLFYLSMGLFHPDQNVREATVDLLERISVHMAGRHFWNQLGRFAKLAFFRVKRERDASSPVSAGSGFSSKEPQSLMGVAMGDGLRRS